The following DNA comes from Miscanthus floridulus cultivar M001 chromosome 5, ASM1932011v1, whole genome shotgun sequence.
ctgtggtgaatgaccgatgggacaagaagcttgagtcacctgctgagattcaagtgatccagccactccttgataggattagcatgctgaaacagcagggtttgaccggctttggtattgtctcgagctttcttcgtcgccgggttcagcctttgaaagagcgggagcatcttggctttgagtattctggggccgaggatccttcacgcatggtcccagctcttgagctgaccggtgaggaggtactcgagcgtctccagaagatgctgaaaggagtgagcgtcattcctcctgctgtctccgagttctcagccaacaacccgcccccagctgtgagttgtctatctttttgtttgagtactttatgtactcttgctgcatccgttcttgcttagcttttctttgtctcggtgttttatcctttttcataggagcttgggcggaactttgtcgacccggtccctcttgatgttctccccgccgtggcggagactggggataaacttgctggaacttctgcaattagtaagtcccaaacctctaccgcccttcctagggtttcttccaaatttgttgatgtatatgaagaatatgttcctcgtctagtccctcgcggtcctcgtagtgtcccgaagagggagcgaacggatgggtcttcatctggcctgcctgtctccaagaagcctcacaaaccaagtacttccccaggtactccagttgttgctagcatgctcttaggtgagcacatttaatactctttgttcctttattttcctgtttctctcttgaaccgagtactttttatcctcttttcagcaggtgctctggtttccttggctgaggaagaagaggatgatgaagtacccctcattatgcggcggtgagttgtttttcatattcctgttgcattgaatttctcttctttgtcttgacttttagtcttgaactttttgaagtaatcggaggtcgggtgtgagttgtTCCGAGGCACCcgtgccgacttcttctgaaactccggtgtcgagttctttggtagcctcggtaccgagctctaccgctcctctagtgcggagttcttccacggctccagccccggcttcttccgtggctccgctgtcggctatcccgctcccgtcgccgggtggcggggacgttttcgccgtcgtggttccccctgcgaggccttctcttggcttcgcgaagaagaaagtggttgggtgagtagattctaactttatctttttggcttctatcttccttcctctagttcttatcggtgcttccttttatcacttttcagtgtttcgtcttctctcatctcttcatcgacttcttctctgcctcccgccgtgccagcgagttccgagcctcaggactcacatcattctgttgatgaagttgttgCGGGGGtttcggagctacctggcgaagttgcggacttggccgctccggaggtgactgtggccgtcgtgccgggtccttctgagggtttggctccagcttccctggaggttgctttggtcgctccttcttcgccccagccggcctctccttccccttctcttgcttccagcggtccctctttttccggtgacgtggtgcaacagttcgatgccacccatcggttatcggagctgaccacagcctgggGGAACTTGTCGACTCTCgcaacttcttttggtgaaaagctctaggtaggttttactgccactccttttttgcgtgcttgtttttcttctgtccttacgtcttgtttctctttgcctctttttgctcagtctttctctcgtgatcattctggcttctttttctcatctgaaaatgagagaaagttgtcttctgaggtggacgctctgaaagccgatctcgaccttctctgggctgagttggagacagagcgtcaaatgcaccaaaaggaggagaagacccttcgtgcccgggtgGTGGAGAcagagaagcagagagatgccgcggtggagtccgtgaagaatgaatgcaaaggtgctgtGGGTTCTGCctatttcttcttgtattttgacttctctttttcgctgacttgttcttgggtgtcttgtctagtcctccgagttgagaagcagaagctcttggagagtattgatgaaatgaaggctcttgtccgctctagtcataataaggctgaggaggtaattactcatgctgaggaagaactcgcccttgctaagctgattaggcgtggagctgacagagatcttgtgcaggcccaaaaaactattgaaggcttgtccgggaagctggcgacggctatcgaaaattggaacgttttgtagaaatcttttcgttcagtagctgatgttctccggactccagcggatgacgggcaatcttgggcgcagttcattccccggattctgactcgttttcaagagttcgcgaagaagtgtgctcaagtatgtaccaagaatgtgctggcccaggtccgggtccttgctccggaggcgcctctgtccaagatagcagaggaagctaaaagccaagaataccttgatgccattgagaggatggagcctgaggtcgaaggtttagccagtagggttgtatacagtctaaatattaatatttcccttcctgatgacaatgcctgatccgattgaccagccccttgtaatattacactcctctttaaatgaagattctttattttcgttgatgtattctttgcctgggtgtggtcgaagttacttgactcgctgagtactttgtcccgttttcATCTCTGCTCCGCAAAcgactctgtgcgttattctgacgagacccctcgatttgttgagtacttttcttttcttcctcttttgtgatccgtcgagtgctttgtccacgctatgacttgttagatgtaaatctttgtgttgacaacctttcgtctgcgctatgtaaaaatgactcggcatgaaatgttgctttgacaaactttggcatccgagtgcttttttgagtggcgcttgtgcttttctgaggaaaaagtattcctatctggatgtagcccccgagcctcttgcttttcggaacgaagagctggagggtcttttgaagctcaatttcggtcgactagttttaggtgttagcttttagctacccttgtcggcgggctcaagcgtgttttcagctattttgctctcggccgggatgctcaggcatgttttcagccattttgcttttggtttcgggtgttagcttttagctaccctcatcggcgggctcaagcgtcttttcagctattttgctctcggccgggatgctcaggcatgttttcaaccattttgctttttgtttcgggtgttagcttttagctaccctcatcggcgggctcaagcgtcttttcagctattttgctctcggccgggatgctcaggcatgttttcagccattttgcttttggtttcgggtgttagcttttagctaccctcatcggcgggctcaagcgtcttttcagctattttgctctcggccgggatgctcaggcatgttttcagccattttgctttttgtttcgggtgttagcttttagctaccctcatcggcgggctcaagcgtcttttcagctattttgctctcggtcgggatgctcaggcatgttttcagccattttgctttttgtttcgggtgttagcttttagctaccctcatcagcgggctcaagcgtcttttcagctattttgctctcggccgggatgctcaggcatgttttcagccattttgctttttgtttcgggtgttagcttttagctatcctcatcggcgggctcaagcttcttttcagctattttgctctcggccgggatgctcaggcatgttttcagccattttgctttttgtttcgggtgttagcttttagctaccctcatcggcgggctcaagcgtcttttcagctattttgctctcggtcgggatgctcaggcatgttttcagccattttgctttttgtttcgtgaaaacaactcgttggaagtcatgacaagatatgctgtggatgaatatcatctttattgatcacgaatgtaaactaatacatatgttgtcgaagaatattgtccttcgtcgattgtgaatgttggtcccttgtggcttgcatatctgttttatcttgagttgtttttacgcgtagaatcttcttagctggctgatgtgccatgtattgctgacttcttttccatcttcggttattaacttgtatgtgcctggtccggtgacttttgtgacaatgaacggaccttcccatggactgagtagcttatgtcgtccgtcagtcttttgtatccttcttagcactaagtctccgacttgtagtgttCGAGGATGGGTACTTTTGTTGTAGTGtcatcttaaaccttgtaggtatctggctgattggagggtagcgtttactctgacttcttctgagctgtcgagttctaatcttcttgtgtgttctgcttctccttcatcgtattgttctatctttggtgatgtccagatcaagtcgacaggcagtacggcctctgacccataaactaggaagaagggtgagtagcctgttgctctgcttatttgagttcgtagcccccacactacttttggtaattcttcaatctatttggacccatagtcgactagttcttcgtataaccttggttttaatccggctagtatgagtccattggccctttctacttgtccgttggcttctggatgtgcaatagacgcatagtctataccgaaaccacagtcttgtgcccagcttttgaattctgtagctatgaagggggagcctagatctgtgatgattcgattgggcatgccgaagcagtgcgtaatgtcttggatgaactcgactgctttggttgcgctgtacttcgcgagtggtttgtattcaatccacttggtgaacttgtcgattgctacaaagatgtactcgaagccacctttcgctttcttcaggggtcctacttgatccagcccccagcaggaaaaaggccaagcgggtgggatgcagataagattgtgagctggtacatgggcttgtcttgcaaacatttggcaacctttgcattttctgacaagttcttctgcgtctttcaaatcTGTCGGCCAGTAAaatccggtgcggaatgctttgccaaccagtgttcttgaagcggcatgatttccacagcatcctaagagtatttcgtctaggatttctttgccttcttcaaatgagacacattttaggagtactcctgatgatgctgctcttctataaagtctatctcctactagaacgtagtttttgcttctgcgaacaacttgggtggcttctgctttatctgctggcaatttattttctttgatatagtcgatgaaaacttggctccatgtagtgttgattaccaagatctgaacgcctttagccttaATTTCAggggttgtctcaccgggttgtttgatagagggaattgatagctcttctatgaatacgccgggtggaaccttcgctctgtctgatccgagcttggcaaggacatctgctgcaatgttggaatcgcacaggacgtgtagaatttctaatccttggaaatgtttttcgagtttccgtatttcagcacaataagcacccatgttttctttggtgcaatcccaatctttgttgacttggttgatgactactgcagaatcgccgtatacgagtaatctttttattccgagggtaattaccACTCGtaacccgtggatgagggcttcatattctgcttcgttatttgtagcttgccacaaTATCTGAAGggcgtacttgagttgttttccttctggagaaatgaggaggacgcctgcgccggctccgcctagtttgagtgacccatcaaagtacatcttccagtgatcaagtattgtatctgataaaggctgttgaatctctgtccactcggccacaaaatcgacaagggcttgagatttgattgctttccgcggggtgaaatcgatgttaagagctccgagttcaactgcccactttgatatatGTACCGTCGCATCTcggttgtgtaagatgtctccgagcgggaagtctgtcaccatgataatcttgtggctttcgaaatagtggcggagcttgcgtgaggtgataagtagagcgtagagtagtttttgtacatgcgggtactggatttttgattcagataatacttcgctgatgtagtatacgggtcgttgtactttatacacgcgtccttcttctctttctatgactattgtcgtgctgaccacagcagtagtcgccgcaatgtatagcatcatatcttcatcttttcttgggggtgtgagaattggcgaggatgtgaggtatgccttaagtttcttgaaagcttcgtcggcctcttttGTCTACTCAAACttttctgtcttctttagtagtttaaagaaaggtaaccccttttcgccgagtcttgatatgaaacggttgagggccgccatgcatcctgttagtttctgcacatctttgatgctTCTGGGTGGGCCCCatctctgttatagctcgaatttgcttggtgctggcttcaatcccgcgctgactgaccaaaaatccgagtagttgtcccgagggaactccgaatacgcatttatttgggttcaacttccatctccatctcttcaagttttcgaaggtttgctttaaatcttcaatcagagtgtctgggttctttgttttcactactacatcatccacgtatgcctccacattttcaccgatttgatccccaaggcaagtttggatagctctttgatatgtggcgccagcgttctttagtccaaacgacatggttttataacagtaagcaccgaacggagtaatgaaagacgtcttgctctggtcttgttcttttaatgcgatctagtgataccctgaatagcaatcgagaaaggataatagtgcagaccctactgttgagtcgactatctggtcaatgcgcggtagcccgaacggatcttttgggcaatgtttattgagatctgtgtagtcgacgcacatgcgccactcatccgtgttcttcttctgcacaaggaccgggttagctagccagtctggatgaaggatttctctgatgaatctggctgccatcaattttgtgatttcctttttaatcgttgccttcttgtcgggtgagaatcatcgtagtcattgctttacaggtttggagctttcattaacatcaattctgtgctcagccaactctcttgggacacctggcatgtcggccggcttccaagcgaagatatttttgttgtcccgaagaaagttggtgagcgcgagttcctattttgccgagaggtgagcactgatggttgctgtcttggaggtatcgccggtgcccaagtcgatttgcttgacgtcggcttcttttggtggtgtgatgatgctgggctttttagccggtatttctaattcttcttggctcatctccgcagcaattgtggctatttcttttcttccattgtcggcttgtgctttggccgcaatttggattgcctgaacgtcgcagtcaaaagcacgcttcaaatcgcttcgaagagaaaggataccattgggtcctggcatcttaagcaataagtacggataatgtggtattgccatgaattttgccagtgctgggcgtccgaggattgcatgatatgacgaatcgaagtctgcgacctcaaatttgataaactctgtccggtagtttgaaggagttccaaaagtaacgggtaaagtaacttgtccgagtggcatggctgctttgccgggtactattccgtaaaaaggagtgcttgttggtgtaatcatcccggcgagttgtagtcccatcttccttagtgtttctgaaaagatgatgttgagtccagctcccccgtcgattagtactttggtgacagtcataccggcaatagttgggtctagaactagtgggtaatggcctgcgttccctacgctggtccattggtcttctcttgaaaattggattggatattgtgaccaattgagatatcttggtgtagccggttctgccgtCATGAtagtccgcagtgctagtttttcttgatgtttgcttctgcaatctggagcccctgagaagatcactgctaccgttcccctgggtttttaaaatcctttgtcctcgtggttgtcttcatctttcttctgattgtcctctttggtgttctccttactatcttttcttgtgtatcgatcattgaaagtgtagcagtttccgatggtgtgtctcccattagggtgcaatgggcaacatatgttttcaatgtcatcatatcttctgggtttggaaaacttctttgatttgtcggccattgccacggtattgtctggtctacgttttctttcttgatgtctgctatttcgatgattttgtctatccgggttgtcctggttgcttctatccgggaacctttctcgtgttttttcttctgcggtAATCattttttctactgttcgtctgaactcttcattgtttctcggattttctttgcaaaagtcttgaaattgccatctagccatgattccgtgagagaaagcttcaattacctctcgttcggtgatgtcatgcacttgagcccgtagttcgccgaatcgtcgatagtaatttctgagactttcgccccccttttgcttgagtcctttcagttctgcatgagtgatcgggtgtgtgatgatacccacgaaattttcacagaaagctctttgcaagtcttcccaagttCTGATCGaccctgggttcaatttatcaaaccattggaggggcatcatttccagtgccatgggaaagaacaaggttttgatatcatcgtctcctccggctagttcaattgattgtgaatatattctgagccattgtcttggttcggttttgccatcatacttggagtggttagacggtttgaatttgtgaggtaatcgtactgatgccaacctgttcgcaaaacaggggaatctatcgtgcgttccggcttctttgaattcggattcggctccttcttctggccaagtgttgttttgatgggaataagtctGTGAGGCtatctgggtaggcaccctactcctggtcttccttggttgttcaaattggtggccccgattatgttccttcctactttctccgttatggcttccacctggcccaagtctttcgaaaatggacttcctttgattttgatcttcttgcctgcgggttgttgatctggcgggtagtctcgatcgggctctctcttcatgcgttcttgggatcgtcgaccagagcaagtcctggagctgttcgtacttctctccgtgatgtgaagttgccctgagttcttctaatgcttctcgaatcttatcgtaaggcgtattcaccgtgcgtctttcttcggcttcatgttgtgattttcttttatCGTATTTAGCCAACTCTGACTCGTATCTGGTCCAGGCTTCTCTACGCTGCCTAgcgcggtgttggcgcccttgcttcaacttgtttttcctttctctagcctgtctctgactctcggtttctccatcgtagccctgggcaaagggtgatatgttggactctgattcatctgatgacctgacatcgggtgcttctgggggatttaatggtgaccgaggacgtcgaaccatgagcacctcccgtgcgtgagccgttctgttattggtgttagttttcatactgtcggagttgctgatgactttagtaggTGCCTCGAtgtcatagatcgagtctccttcttggtaaggtagaataactgttgttgttgtgccgactagttgggttccgctatcttcaggaacggaacctggccagtggatgatacagtcttgcgatgttatcgttagcacgagaccctcctgagctcctgtcagtggtatcccaagcattggattgaaagacctttcgaactgtccctgataggattttgtcgtgttgtcgagcccaaatggaaaagaactcgaccttttgaaagaactctgaggataatccgagttgttttgggttgtgctctggaatcctgccaaaaaagaactcggtttcttgaaagtacTCGAACAAGACTTCATCTCGGAcacggagcttgaattcgagtcggatgcgcgtagccgtgaaatcttattcaaatcggatattatgagctgcgcgaatcttctggtgagctgatccgtcatagttgtcgaaataggaaattcttcatgatgatccggatccttgaggagatggctttgaagcctgccgtagttgtccgcctcgcagatccatgagccgaagatgaaagttaatCCCGTcaggaagatcatgttatcgaggtccattgagctctcggatgcaaagtcgccgaaagctcctacctggcgcgccagctgtcgatgtttcaccaccgatagcctgccacgggggtccccggggcagtattgttcgggcttcagcgtatgcagaactcgacggtaaacgcaagagacagtcgatttatcctggttcaggccctcgatcgtagatcgagtaataaccctacgtccagtcggtgttagcctttgcgttggattgattgtgatatattatgttgtacaattgtcgtccccttctctcaggagccctaccctcctttatatagtcaggaggccagagtcctagtcggtttacaatgagatttcctagtaggattacttaatagttctactactaagattacatgggaagaatcctagttgaactagatcttctctctcccttgcggggtatcctatgggtcccgcatcgacagtggTGGAGAAAGAAAATTGCTAAATGATACATAATTGTTCCTTGCATTTTCTGAAAGGATGGGTGACAAGAAGTTGTTCTTGTTTGTTAATGTTGAGGACAAACCCAAGAAGTGTTTTGTAGCTCTGTAACATAGGCAGCAACAAGCAATGTGTGGCATGATAATGTCATAGGACCAATAGATTCAAGCAAGGAGGCATTTGTTTCTCATGCAATCGACTAGGGCAGTCTGGAGATTATTCCTCTTGGACAAGATCAAATTGGTGTCACACTTCCTGTGATGGATGAAGATACAATGCATGAGTTTGTTGGCCTCAGGGCAGAGGATAAGAGGGCTGTGCAAGCTAGGATGGCGACTGAAATTAATCTTGTTGATGTGGACCTACAAGATGTAGAGTTGTTGGTTGATGATCGTATACCTAGTGAGGATTCTGTGTTATATGACAGAGAAGACCCTCCAATGAAAGCTTGAACCATATATGCTAGTATGAATGAATTCAGGGCTGCAGTGCGGCATCATGTTATAAAGGGACAATTTGAACTTGCAACAGAGAAATCTTGCAAAGATTTGTTCAGAGGGCACTGCAAAGCTGAGGGTTGTTCATGGTCTATTGTAGCAAGGTTGATGCCTGATCAAGTCCAAGTCAGGGTACTAACACTTTTCATATATGCAGTATGCTAACTTAATGTATTATGCAGTATTAGTCCTCATGCATGTATGTTGCATTACTAACATGTTTGTTTCCATTTGACAGGTTacattaaataaagaaaagcattTTTGTCCATCTACTGGAAGAGTGAAGACCAAGATGGCATCGTACCATTGGGTAGCAGAGAAGACAGTCCCCTTACTAATGAAGGATCCAAACATGGATGCAAAGAAAATACAAGAAGAGCTAGAGGAGAAATATCAAGTCAAAATTGGGTATGGTACTATGCATAAGGGTTTTGTTGTGGCAGGAGAACAAATTTATGGGACATGGGAAGAAAGTTTGGGATATTTGTTCAACTTCAAGGCAGAGATTGAGCTCAGGATGCCTGAAAGTGTTGTAGAGATAGACGTCGTGAATAAGGAGGAAGGTGTATTTTTTCACATATTCTTTTGTTGTTTAAAACCAAGCATTGATGGTTTCTTAAATGGTTGTCGGCCATTTTTTAGTATTGACTCCACAGCTCTCAATGGTAGATGGAGTGGCCACTTACCTTCAGCTACATCACTAGATGGGCACAACTGAATGTTTCCAGTTGCATTTGGATTTTTTTTATGGTGAGACTACTGATAATTGGACTTGGTTTCCATGGTTGAAAGCCAATCACAAGTTGAAGTGGATGAGGAGCAAATTTTCAGAGGCAATAAAGTGTGATCATATCACTAATAATGTGGCAGAGGTTTGGAACAATTGGGTGAAGGACATTAAGGACCTTCCCATAGCTGACCTTGCTGACACTTTTAGGTCAAAGTTCATGGAGCTTTATGCAAGAAAGAAGAGAATAGGTGAGAAATTTGAAGGACATGTAATGCTGCCAATAGTTGTTCGCCAACTATATGCAATGAGTCGGCAATTAGGtcacttgaaaataaaagaaggtggacgagatgaaGCAGAGGTCACAGATTCCCAAAAGATCATAAGACATGTGGTTAATATTCAGAATCACACATGTACCTGTAGGGAGGGAAACCATGTGCACATGCTTTGCTTCTAATCACCACACATAGAAATCCTAAGATGGAAGATTACCTTGATATGTACTATTCAGTGTACCATTTTAGATTAGCCTATGGTGGTGTGATCAAACCAGGGCAAGTGTGGATCCTGGATTTAAATTGCTACCACCACTCGATAAGAGAGAGGTTGAAAGACAAAGGAAACTCCGAGTACCTAGCTGCACTGAGAACAAGGAAAGCAAACCCAGGGGCAAAGGCATGTGGCAAGTGCAGTGCAAAAAATTGCTTAGGTCATGGCCGTAGGACAACATTCCCAAAGTGTCCTCTTAATGGAACAAAGAAGAGATAAATGTGTCTGCCTTTTTCGACCTAACTCATATTTTCTTCATATTTTGAACTTATCTCAATTTTACATTTATAGGAAAAGTTAGGCCAAGAAAGAAAAGGCAGGTAGGCATGCTGGTTCTACCAAAGGTAATGCGGCTCCTAGTCCATCTAGAAGGGAGAATGTTCATGTGCAAGAAAATTCAGTGAATAATAGTCCTGGACCTGTGCAAGAACTAAAAGGCACAAGAGAAATTAGCACTAGTCCCGGCCCTGTTACAAGAAGGTGAATTTCTATAAACTGAACATTGACTTGGAACTTGGAACATTATCTATTTTTTAGACTAAACATTTGTCTCATTTTTAGCCAAATGCAATTAACAATGGTGGAATTTGGAGGCACTAATCAGATTACTGTAAACCCTAGAGCAATGACTAGAAGGTAAAATGATTCACCTTGTTTAACATGTTTGTGCTTATCTTACTTCATATAGTGAACCAGTCTATTTTTCTATGGTATTTAGTCAAACTGGAGAAGGGGCGAGTAATACTATGGCCACTCCAAGGAAGAGGCTAGGTCTGAAGAAAAAACTCACTCCAAAAAAGAAAAAGCAGATCGATGTTTGAATATTCCTAGAACAATGTTTGGAGACTTTTTGTATTGTTCTAGATTCCCAGCCATTAGTATGTTTCTTTTGTCTATGCGAATCTGTAATCTTAAATTGGCGGGATGATTCTATTGTCTCTATGTGAACATGTACTCTTTAAATTGCCTAC
Coding sequences within:
- the LOC136454999 gene encoding uncharacterized protein: MLKQQGLTGFGIVSSFLRRRVQPLKEREHLGFEYSGAEDPSRMVPALELTGEEVLERLQKMLKGVSVIPPAVSEFSANNPPPAELGRNFVDPVPLDVLPAVAETGDKLAGTSAIIPRGPRSVPKRERTDGSSSGLPVSKKPHKPSTSPAGALVSLAEEEEDDEVPLIMRRNRRSGVSCSEAPVPTSSETPVSSSLVASGVLELFSFWRNEEDACAGSA